A section of the Cryobacterium soli genome encodes:
- the narI gene encoding respiratory nitrate reductase subunit gamma, which yields MTPLDYLLWVAFPYIAAATFVVGHILRYRFDQFGWTSRSSQTYENRLLRWGSPMFHYGMLMVIGGHVVGLFIPKPWLEFFGVTEHIYHIGATWLGSIAAVLTIAGLVILIIRRRLVTRVHLATTVMDKVMYIFLGGTILFGTTATVLHQVLGAGYDYRGSISPWIRSLWGFQPQPELMSDVPFFFQLHVLTATALFLLWPFTRLVHVFSAPIGYIWRPYVIYRSRDTHKGSGARTVKRGWEKAELPNVRVSPRADEPARPSRSRTNIRR from the coding sequence ATGACCCCGCTCGACTATCTCCTGTGGGTGGCGTTCCCCTACATCGCCGCCGCCACCTTCGTGGTCGGCCACATCCTGCGCTACCGGTTCGACCAGTTCGGTTGGACCTCCCGTTCCAGCCAGACGTACGAGAACCGGCTGCTGCGCTGGGGGTCGCCGATGTTCCACTACGGCATGCTCATGGTGATCGGCGGCCACGTGGTCGGTCTGTTCATTCCCAAGCCATGGCTGGAATTCTTCGGGGTCACCGAGCACATCTACCACATCGGGGCCACCTGGCTCGGGAGCATCGCGGCCGTGCTGACCATCGCTGGACTGGTCATCCTGATCATCCGCCGGCGTCTGGTCACCCGGGTACACCTGGCCACCACGGTGATGGACAAGGTGATGTACATCTTCCTCGGCGGCACCATCCTGTTCGGCACCACCGCCACCGTCCTGCACCAGGTGCTCGGCGCCGGCTACGACTACCGCGGCTCGATCTCACCGTGGATCCGCAGCCTCTGGGGTTTCCAGCCGCAGCCGGAGCTGATGAGCGATGTACCGTTCTTCTTCCAGCTGCACGTGCTCACCGCCACCGCGCTGTTCCTGCTCTGGCCGTTCACCCGCCTGGTGCACGTGTTCTCGGCGCCGATCGGCTACATCTGGCGCCCATATGTGATCTACCGCTCCCGCGACACCCACAAGGGCTCCGGCGCCCGCACGGTCAAGCGTGGTTGGGAGAAGGCCGAGCTGCCCAATGTGCGCGTCTCTCCACGCGCCGATGAGCCCGCCCGGCCGTCCCGTTCCCG